In the genome of Qipengyuania seohaensis, one region contains:
- a CDS encoding tetratricopeptide repeat protein has translation MKFALTCLVTTAGLVATPAIAEASYDDKVMEIHRGGLDYDAAGERLAALSMFGQACDLGLPAACTMAGQIEHETASNEKDHIRAARMFARACRAGDDLACERTGMALGPLSRANSTEPDGVMTFALLAMGEECRHPGGEQACVDAAQLLGAEEEPGIDLVAVKAYGLRACEKEVSTHCSGAAMLPAGTRSSDEAFQRDDLLCATGWAGGCDALLEPLMDETAGVDAKRQLDALSAACDEGVGIACANLGLYYSQVPDSARDPGAAYRSMRYGCDAFVAKACFAFGVMHKKGIGGRIDEKRAVSLVAHACELGAPKACATLARIAGESETGTAAGIAAAEALRRACRLGDTSSCTARNR, from the coding sequence ATGAAATTCGCCCTCACGTGCCTCGTCACAACAGCCGGTCTTGTCGCGACGCCCGCCATCGCTGAAGCGTCTTACGACGACAAAGTGATGGAAATCCATCGAGGCGGTCTTGATTACGATGCCGCAGGCGAGCGCCTGGCGGCTCTCTCCATGTTCGGTCAGGCCTGTGATCTGGGATTGCCGGCGGCCTGCACGATGGCGGGGCAAATCGAGCATGAAACGGCCAGCAACGAGAAGGATCACATCCGGGCCGCGCGGATGTTTGCCAGGGCGTGCCGGGCGGGCGACGATCTGGCTTGCGAGCGGACGGGCATGGCGCTCGGGCCCCTGTCCCGCGCGAATTCCACTGAACCCGATGGGGTCATGACCTTCGCCTTGCTGGCGATGGGCGAAGAGTGCCGTCATCCCGGAGGAGAACAGGCCTGCGTCGATGCTGCCCAGTTGCTTGGGGCGGAAGAAGAGCCGGGGATCGATCTTGTCGCCGTCAAGGCTTACGGCTTACGTGCCTGCGAGAAGGAAGTATCCACGCACTGCAGTGGCGCAGCCATGCTTCCTGCGGGCACGCGATCCAGCGATGAGGCCTTTCAGCGCGACGACCTCCTGTGTGCGACCGGCTGGGCTGGTGGGTGTGACGCCCTGCTCGAACCCCTGATGGACGAAACAGCCGGAGTGGATGCAAAGCGCCAACTGGATGCATTGTCGGCCGCGTGCGACGAAGGTGTCGGGATAGCCTGCGCGAACCTTGGCCTCTACTATTCCCAGGTGCCGGATAGCGCCCGAGATCCTGGCGCAGCCTATCGCTCTATGCGCTACGGCTGCGATGCATTCGTCGCCAAGGCCTGCTTCGCATTCGGTGTCATGCACAAGAAAGGCATCGGTGGGCGCATCGATGAAAAGCGCGCGGTTTCGCTCGTCGCCCATGCCTGCGAACTGGGGGCGCCCAAGGCCTGTGCAACGCTCGCACGTATCGCGGGCGAAAGCGAAACGGGAACAGCTGCGGGCATCGCTGCGGCAGAGGCTCTTCGCAGGGCATGCAGGCTTGGCGATACCTCGTCATGCACCGCAAGGAACCGCTGA
- a CDS encoding DUF3617 domain-containing protein, whose amino-acid sequence MIHTKTLLAAALLLSAGSLAAADAALTIVPGQWHIELVREGGATFSDSTAEDGHRSVDDNRVVQSNTMCLGPDKATLQPAMFAPNCRISDATQTGRKFEARLSCPHPTMTMTGNLTIEVSGDGEKAFGVQVLSGGGKTAGATMVNRLNMKRIGDCKGQDK is encoded by the coding sequence ATGATACATACGAAGACGCTGTTGGCGGCAGCTTTGCTTTTGTCGGCTGGTTCGCTCGCTGCAGCGGATGCAGCGCTGACTATCGTGCCCGGCCAATGGCACATCGAACTCGTGCGAGAAGGCGGCGCTACATTTAGCGACAGCACCGCCGAGGACGGTCATCGTAGTGTGGATGACAATCGTGTGGTTCAATCGAACACGATGTGTCTGGGACCGGACAAGGCGACGCTCCAGCCCGCCATGTTCGCGCCGAACTGCCGGATTTCGGATGCAACGCAAACCGGAAGGAAGTTCGAAGCGCGCCTTTCCTGTCCCCACCCGACCATGACGATGACAGGTAATCTGACCATCGAAGTTTCCGGCGATGGCGAGAAAGCTTTCGGGGTTCAGGTCCTGAGCGGTGGTGGCAAAACGGCGGGTGCCACCATGGTCAACCGGCTCAACATGAAACGGATCGGCGATTGCAAGGGCCAGGATAAATGA
- a CDS encoding tetratricopeptide repeat protein, with translation MMRYFLATLLAFGALAFGSAAQAGDTPESQRSKIEQSCYDGSQDACLSAGRIFARLSGDERAIKAREMFAQGCDLGNAQACHLLVPMLLDGRGGSQELVIAAQISGILCEAGSGQGCSWQANVFVRTANLGGKIDPAKLTAARKLYLQGCEMGAMDACGQAGALLATGTGGPSDPKSGYTLLERACAAEQWQACANIGVMARDGLAHDADEASARRYFKLACDGEIATACNDLGIMWMQMADRGEGESWREPALAAFTAACDGLDGAGCSNAARHLREGRGVPQDPEGAYDLALKGCNHKSGGACFIAADMRRAGEGVEVDRRIATNLARRACDLGHTPGCGLLGDQPASD, from the coding sequence ATGATGCGGTATTTCCTGGCAACCCTGCTGGCATTCGGCGCTTTGGCTTTCGGCTCTGCCGCGCAGGCCGGTGACACCCCTGAGAGCCAGCGATCAAAGATCGAACAATCGTGTTACGATGGCAGTCAGGATGCCTGCCTGAGCGCAGGGCGTATCTTTGCAAGACTGTCGGGTGATGAGCGCGCGATCAAAGCGCGTGAAATGTTCGCCCAGGGATGCGACCTCGGCAACGCACAGGCTTGCCATCTGTTGGTCCCGATGTTGCTGGATGGGCGCGGCGGGTCTCAGGAACTGGTCATCGCCGCGCAGATATCCGGCATCCTGTGCGAAGCCGGATCGGGTCAGGGATGCAGCTGGCAGGCAAACGTTTTCGTCCGCACAGCAAACCTGGGCGGAAAAATCGATCCGGCCAAGCTCACGGCTGCCCGCAAACTCTATCTCCAGGGGTGCGAGATGGGGGCGATGGACGCCTGTGGCCAGGCCGGCGCGTTACTCGCCACCGGCACAGGAGGGCCATCCGACCCCAAGAGCGGGTATACACTGCTAGAGCGCGCTTGTGCGGCCGAGCAGTGGCAGGCCTGCGCCAATATCGGTGTCATGGCCCGCGACGGGCTGGCGCATGATGCGGATGAGGCATCGGCGCGCAGGTACTTCAAGCTGGCCTGCGACGGCGAGATCGCCACCGCCTGCAACGATCTGGGCATCATGTGGATGCAGATGGCAGATCGCGGCGAAGGCGAAAGCTGGCGCGAACCGGCGCTCGCTGCATTCACAGCGGCTTGCGACGGGCTGGACGGCGCGGGTTGCTCGAACGCTGCAAGGCACCTGCGTGAAGGTCGCGGCGTGCCTCAAGACCCTGAGGGCGCATATGATCTCGCCCTGAAGGGATGCAACCACAAGAGCGGCGGTGCCTGCTTCATCGCGGCCGATATGCGCAGGGCGGGCGAAGGGGTCGAAGTGGATCGACGGATCGCCACCAATCTTGCGCGTAGAGCCTGCGATCTCGGGCACACTCCCGGTTGCGGTCTGCTGGGCGACCAGCCGGCATCGGATTGA
- a CDS encoding recombinase family protein, with protein sequence MMIRKLSAACAPRIAIYGRHSTDKQNPLSSTDQAAACMPLVQVLNGQVVATYLDSEISGYNRNRPGLKRLLASVAAGELDIVICESLDRLARDDEDIAWVGKKLAYDHVQLFTVAEGEIDQIKLAVAGLLGSMFLSSLQQKTLRGMEAAVLAGRAAGGRTYGYRTVSREGPSGSVIRGLREIDEKEAALVRRIFEEFASGLSSIEIVRRLNAEQIPSPRGGEWNPSTVQGDPKKHTGILNNPLYRGQIIWKRREWRKNPNSDDRERRYRMREESEWVRVDAPDLRIINEPLWKAVRAEIEERSRPRATFSSPVASRRRKHPLSGLIRCASCGSTFTIAGKDYYRCPGERERGTCHNSLSIRRGEIEEAALSCIENHLLDPKLIELFVAEVHRQTELQNRSADTNDVRNAARLKELEGQIATLANNMLVSSASPTLHKMLADLEDEKRLLETVKPIASPKVKILPHPVLVERFTAKVKNLRSALDDETIRLQAVEVIGALIQSVTIFPGEAPLRELSANVVDLASYAASLNDADWAVRRECSVMVVAGVGFEPTTFRL encoded by the coding sequence ATGATGATCAGGAAGCTTTCGGCCGCTTGCGCACCGAGGATCGCCATTTACGGTCGGCATTCGACCGACAAACAGAACCCCCTCTCCAGCACGGACCAGGCGGCAGCTTGTATGCCACTGGTACAAGTCCTGAATGGTCAGGTAGTCGCCACTTATCTGGATTCTGAAATTTCGGGTTACAACCGGAACCGCCCGGGCTTGAAGCGACTTCTCGCGTCAGTTGCTGCCGGCGAGCTCGACATCGTCATATGTGAGTCCCTAGATCGCTTGGCCAGAGACGATGAGGACATCGCTTGGGTCGGCAAAAAACTGGCGTACGACCACGTTCAACTCTTCACAGTCGCCGAAGGTGAGATAGACCAAATCAAACTCGCCGTAGCTGGATTGCTAGGCTCGATGTTCTTGTCGAGCTTACAACAAAAGACCCTCCGCGGAATGGAGGCCGCAGTACTGGCCGGGCGCGCTGCCGGTGGTCGTACCTACGGATATCGAACCGTTTCTCGAGAAGGACCGAGCGGCTCTGTCATTCGGGGCCTCAGAGAGATCGACGAGAAAGAGGCCGCACTCGTCCGCCGAATTTTCGAGGAGTTTGCTAGCGGTCTATCCTCCATCGAAATCGTCCGACGCCTGAATGCTGAGCAGATCCCAAGCCCACGTGGTGGAGAGTGGAACCCGAGCACCGTTCAGGGTGATCCGAAAAAACACACAGGAATCCTCAACAACCCGCTCTACCGAGGCCAGATCATCTGGAAGCGGCGCGAATGGCGGAAGAACCCGAACAGCGATGATCGTGAACGTCGCTATCGCATGCGCGAAGAGTCGGAATGGGTCCGAGTCGATGCTCCTGACCTCCGGATCATCAACGAGCCCCTCTGGAAGGCCGTCCGTGCGGAGATAGAGGAGCGTAGCCGTCCAAGGGCAACTTTCTCGTCTCCCGTCGCTTCAAGGCGTCGGAAGCATCCACTATCGGGACTGATCAGATGCGCATCTTGCGGCTCGACGTTTACGATCGCTGGCAAAGATTACTATCGCTGCCCTGGGGAAAGGGAGCGGGGCACCTGCCACAACTCTCTATCGATCCGTCGAGGAGAAATCGAGGAAGCAGCGCTCTCCTGTATTGAGAACCATCTCTTGGATCCGAAGCTTATCGAGCTCTTCGTTGCCGAGGTCCACAGGCAAACCGAGCTTCAGAACCGCAGTGCTGACACGAATGACGTCCGAAACGCTGCGCGGTTGAAGGAACTCGAAGGACAAATCGCGACGCTCGCCAACAATATGCTGGTTAGCTCAGCGAGCCCAACCTTGCACAAGATGCTGGCCGATCTGGAGGACGAAAAGAGGCTGCTAGAAACGGTTAAGCCCATCGCCAGCCCAAAGGTAAAGATCCTTCCCCACCCGGTCCTTGTCGAGCGGTTTACGGCGAAGGTGAAGAACCTTCGCAGTGCGCTGGACGATGAGACCATTCGACTACAGGCCGTGGAGGTCATCGGAGCGCTAATTCAGAGCGTCACGATTTTTCCAGGCGAAGCGCCCCTGAGGGAGCTCTCAGCAAATGTGGTCGATTTGGCCAGCTACGCTGCCTCGCTGAACGATGCTGATTGGGCTGTCCGGAGGGAGTGTTCTGTAATGGTGGTTGCGGGGGTTGGATTTGAACCAACGACCTTCAGGTTATGA
- a CDS encoding tyrosine-type recombinase/integrase: MSNNTSKNPDTGRTQRKRLTDSLVRSFVPPKKGNRIVYDSAVPGFGVRITAGGTRSFILNYWHDGRERRITIGQFPTWTAASGRMQAQRLKREIDLGIDPLDARNQQRSAPTIRQLFERYDLEHLPTKSIRSAADDRSMWRNDILPAMGRMKVARISPHDCDALHAKISETRPVRANRVMEVLRKALNLAIRWGWIDRNPAAGCRRNPEQKRHRYLARAEVGRLVAALSSHHERASADALLFMLLTGCRRGEALNAQWSQIDLQNRVWTKPSSETKQRREHRVPFSSAVAELLVHRRAETSGTYIFPGRLGSPLRDVRRTWQSVCEEAGLGRVRIHDLRHTFASLAASAGQPLLVVGELLGHSTAQTTKRYAGLYDDSLRSAAENVANSIGWAAPQNATR; the protein is encoded by the coding sequence ATGTCAAACAATACGTCGAAGAACCCGGACACAGGCCGGACACAGAGAAAGCGGCTGACCGATTCGCTTGTCCGCAGTTTCGTCCCTCCTAAGAAGGGCAACCGCATCGTCTACGATAGTGCTGTTCCCGGCTTTGGGGTGAGGATAACGGCAGGGGGCACCCGCTCCTTCATCCTGAACTACTGGCATGATGGTCGAGAGCGGCGAATTACCATTGGACAGTTTCCCACCTGGACCGCCGCTTCTGGCAGGATGCAGGCTCAACGTTTAAAACGAGAAATCGATTTGGGCATTGATCCGCTCGATGCGCGAAACCAGCAACGTTCTGCGCCAACAATCCGCCAGCTTTTTGAACGGTATGACCTCGAACATTTGCCGACCAAGTCAATACGGTCGGCGGCAGATGATCGTTCGATGTGGAGAAACGATATTCTCCCTGCGATGGGGAGAATGAAGGTTGCAAGGATTAGTCCTCATGACTGCGACGCTCTCCATGCAAAAATATCAGAGACACGCCCGGTTAGAGCGAACCGTGTAATGGAGGTTCTTCGTAAGGCGCTTAACCTAGCTATCCGTTGGGGATGGATTGATCGCAATCCCGCTGCTGGTTGTCGCCGAAATCCCGAACAGAAGCGCCATCGCTATTTAGCGCGCGCGGAGGTTGGCAGGCTAGTGGCCGCCCTTTCGTCGCACCACGAGAGGGCTTCAGCCGATGCATTGCTCTTCATGCTTCTGACTGGTTGTCGGCGAGGAGAAGCCTTGAACGCCCAATGGTCGCAGATCGATTTGCAAAATCGAGTTTGGACCAAGCCCAGCTCTGAGACCAAACAACGAAGAGAGCATCGAGTGCCCTTCTCCTCTGCTGTCGCAGAATTGCTTGTACATAGGCGAGCCGAGACTTCCGGGACCTATATATTTCCCGGGAGGCTCGGCTCGCCGCTGCGCGACGTTCGCCGCACTTGGCAGAGTGTTTGCGAGGAAGCTGGGCTGGGAAGAGTACGGATCCACGATCTGCGACACACATTCGCTAGTCTTGCAGCCTCAGCAGGACAGCCGTTGCTCGTGGTCGGCGAATTGCTCGGCCATTCGACTGCACAAACAACAAAGCGCTACGCAGGCTTGTACGATGATTCTTTGCGGTCGGCTGCCGAGAATGTGGCGAACAGCATCGGTTGGGCGGCGCCACAGAATGCCACTAGATGA
- a CDS encoding helix-turn-helix domain-containing protein, whose translation MIEVTDEDRFLTPAEAAAYARRSIRTLARMRAEGRGPSYHRHGNKVLYAFSSLRAWMCQNMVTPNGVSQ comes from the coding sequence ATGATAGAAGTCACCGACGAAGATCGGTTTCTCACGCCAGCTGAAGCGGCAGCCTATGCCCGCCGCAGCATTCGCACCTTAGCGAGAATGCGCGCAGAAGGTCGCGGCCCTTCATATCACCGACATGGCAACAAAGTGCTCTACGCATTCAGCTCTCTGAGGGCTTGGATGTGTCAGAACATGGTAACTCCAAACGGAGTCTCCCAATGA
- a CDS encoding helix-turn-helix domain-containing protein, whose product MSFQISVTPKRRAAARFVTDVRRKLLQALADEPAISQSDLARALDVNRSVISKQLAGRDKMSLSRVAELAWALGYEPEFQLSKDAPDTSANWGREVVTASTSGFVTQSSTASDVVDVTNEKSLAEAL is encoded by the coding sequence ATGTCGTTTCAAATTTCAGTTACCCCTAAGCGGAGGGCGGCAGCTCGTTTCGTCACAGATGTGCGCCGAAAGCTACTGCAAGCATTAGCTGATGAACCTGCGATATCCCAATCCGATCTCGCGCGCGCGCTCGACGTGAATCGCTCAGTGATTTCCAAGCAGCTAGCCGGGCGTGATAAAATGAGCTTGAGCCGCGTTGCCGAGTTGGCCTGGGCCCTCGGATACGAGCCTGAATTTCAGCTCAGCAAAGACGCTCCGGATACAAGTGCCAACTGGGGGCGAGAAGTTGTGACTGCCTCAACCTCTGGGTTTGTGACGCAGTCTTCAACAGCTTCTGACGTCGTAGACGTAACTAATGAAAAGAGCTTGGCTGAAGCATTATGA
- a CDS encoding retroviral-like aspartic protease family protein, producing the protein MSFSLGMSLALLASAASSSAVSPSQAEPAISSRVNPQADEIPQIDELQLDRDRYERLTVPVTIDGQGPFRFFIDTGAQATVVTRAVTDALALEPSGRALLVAMGSTETVDTVELDGLEFADRVFNGMVAPLLDGHHIGADGILGLDSLQDLRVAMDFREDRIAVADAEQLGGNRGYEIIVRARNKLGQMIITDARVNGIRTAVIIDTGAQHSFGNPALLKRLSRRKGERDELFISDVNGVHLSSDLAYAREIVIGGVTIKRAPIGFADSPAFHALGYTDKPALILGLRNLSMFERVAIDFSSRTVLFDLPNGVGRPSLIQNGIFRDSPGP; encoded by the coding sequence GTGTCGTTTTCGCTGGGTATGTCGCTTGCCTTGCTCGCTTCGGCGGCGAGTTCTTCCGCAGTTTCGCCATCTCAGGCCGAGCCGGCGATATCATCGCGCGTTAATCCGCAGGCCGATGAGATACCTCAGATCGACGAGCTCCAGCTCGACCGTGATCGCTACGAGCGTCTTACCGTTCCGGTGACGATCGACGGACAAGGTCCTTTCCGCTTCTTTATAGACACGGGCGCACAGGCGACCGTCGTCACGCGCGCCGTGACGGATGCCCTGGCCCTCGAACCGAGCGGGCGCGCCCTGCTTGTCGCCATGGGCTCGACCGAGACGGTGGATACGGTGGAACTCGACGGGCTGGAATTTGCCGATCGCGTATTCAACGGGATGGTCGCCCCCCTTCTGGACGGCCACCATATAGGAGCCGACGGCATCCTGGGGCTCGACAGCCTGCAGGACCTGCGAGTGGCAATGGATTTCCGCGAAGACCGCATCGCTGTGGCCGACGCTGAACAACTCGGCGGCAATCGCGGCTACGAGATCATCGTGCGCGCGCGAAACAAGCTGGGCCAGATGATAATCACCGATGCCCGGGTGAATGGCATCCGCACGGCAGTGATCATCGACACGGGCGCGCAGCACTCCTTCGGCAATCCCGCTCTCCTCAAGCGGTTGTCACGGCGCAAGGGCGAACGTGACGAGCTCTTCATCTCCGACGTCAACGGAGTGCACCTGAGCAGCGACCTTGCGTATGCGAGGGAAATCGTAATCGGCGGAGTGACCATCAAGAGAGCGCCTATAGGCTTCGCCGATAGTCCGGCCTTCCATGCGCTGGGTTATACGGACAAGCCGGCGCTCATCCTCGGTCTTCGCAACCTGTCGATGTTCGAACGCGTCGCGATCGATTTCTCCAGCCGCACGGTATTGTTCGATCTGCCGAATGGTGTTGGCCGACCATCGCTCATCCAGAACGGCATCTTTCGCGACAGTCCCGGCCCCTGA
- a CDS encoding ABCB family ABC transporter ATP-binding protein/permease, whose translation MPPDTITSDQRHDADSWATLKRFLPYLWPKDNPGLRRRIVIAMGLVLLAKGTVLALPFAYKKAVDAMTGPANEAAMVAMALVLAYGLGRFAGTAFDNLRNIVFERVGQEATRHLAEDVFHRLHRLSLRFHLSRRTGEVTKIIERGTKSIDSMLYFLLFNIAPTIIELVAVGVIFYLNFGWGLVAATAFTVVAYIGVTRQITEWRTKLRRDMNDLDGLALSRAVDSLLNFETVKYFGAEKREEARYARAAKAYSEAAIKSDSSLGLLNIVQAFITNALMAGAMAYTVWGWSKGELSVGDLVFVNTYLMQLFRPLDMLGWVYRTIRQGLVDMAAMFDLIDTNVEVADRPGAPALVVRQPSIAFEKVSFGYDEDRQILKDLSFEVPAGSHVAIVGPSGAGKSTIARLLFRFYDPLSGRILIDGQDIAEVTQESLRAAIGIVPQDSVLFNDTIGYNIAYGREGASEADIIAAARDSAILPFIASLTEGFDTEVGERGLKLSGGEKQRVAIARTLVKNPPILVLDEATSALDTRTEQDILQTLDRVSENRTTLAIAHRLSTIANADRILVLDHGQLAESGTHAQLLARDDLYAEMWARQAAESQAEPVS comes from the coding sequence ATGCCGCCAGACACGATAACATCAGACCAGCGGCACGACGCCGATAGCTGGGCGACGCTCAAGCGCTTCCTTCCCTATCTATGGCCCAAGGACAATCCGGGCCTGCGCCGGCGGATCGTCATCGCAATGGGGTTGGTCCTTCTGGCCAAGGGCACGGTCCTCGCCCTGCCCTTCGCCTATAAGAAGGCAGTGGACGCGATGACCGGCCCGGCCAACGAGGCGGCGATGGTCGCCATGGCATTGGTCCTCGCTTACGGCCTCGGAAGGTTTGCCGGGACCGCTTTCGACAATCTGAGGAACATCGTGTTCGAGCGGGTCGGACAGGAAGCGACGCGCCATCTGGCCGAAGACGTCTTTCACCGGCTTCACCGCCTGTCACTGCGCTTCCACCTTTCCCGGCGCACGGGGGAGGTAACCAAGATTATCGAGCGGGGTACGAAGAGCATCGATTCCATGCTCTATTTCCTGCTCTTCAATATCGCGCCCACCATCATCGAACTGGTTGCGGTCGGCGTCATCTTCTACCTGAACTTCGGTTGGGGCCTCGTGGCTGCAACGGCATTCACGGTTGTCGCCTATATAGGAGTGACGCGGCAGATCACGGAATGGCGCACCAAACTGCGGCGCGACATGAACGATCTCGATGGCCTCGCCTTGTCGCGCGCCGTCGACAGCCTTCTCAATTTCGAGACAGTCAAATACTTCGGCGCCGAGAAGCGCGAGGAGGCGCGCTATGCCCGCGCCGCCAAGGCATACAGCGAAGCCGCGATCAAATCCGATTCCTCGCTCGGCCTTCTCAACATAGTGCAGGCCTTCATCACCAATGCCCTGATGGCAGGCGCAATGGCCTATACTGTTTGGGGCTGGAGCAAAGGCGAGCTTTCCGTGGGCGACCTGGTGTTCGTGAACACCTACCTCATGCAGCTCTTCCGTCCGCTCGATATGCTGGGCTGGGTCTATCGCACCATCCGCCAGGGCCTTGTGGACATGGCCGCCATGTTCGATCTTATCGACACCAATGTGGAAGTGGCCGACAGGCCGGGGGCGCCTGCCCTTGTCGTCCGCCAGCCTTCCATTGCATTCGAGAAGGTATCTTTCGGGTATGACGAGGACCGGCAGATCCTGAAGGACCTGTCCTTCGAAGTCCCGGCAGGGAGTCATGTCGCCATCGTCGGCCCCTCGGGTGCGGGAAAGAGCACCATCGCGCGCTTGCTGTTCCGTTTCTACGACCCGCTATCGGGGCGCATCCTTATCGACGGACAGGACATCGCCGAGGTCACACAGGAAAGCCTGCGTGCCGCAATCGGCATCGTCCCGCAGGACAGCGTCCTGTTCAATGACACCATCGGGTACAATATTGCCTATGGCCGGGAAGGCGCGAGCGAGGCGGACATAATTGCGGCCGCACGCGATTCCGCAATCCTGCCCTTCATCGCAAGCCTGACCGAAGGTTTCGACACCGAAGTCGGCGAGCGCGGACTCAAGCTGTCGGGCGGTGAGAAGCAGCGGGTCGCCATTGCCAGAACGCTGGTAAAGAACCCGCCGATCCTGGTGCTGGACGAGGCGACCAGTGCGCTCGACACGAGAACCGAGCAGGACATCCTCCAGACCCTCGACCGGGTCAGTGAAAACCGCACCACTCTCGCCATTGCTCACCGCCTGTCGACAATCGCGAACGCCGACAGGATCCTTGTCCTCGATCACGGCCAGCTTGCGGAAAGCGGCACCCATGCTCAACTTCTGGCGCGGGACGACCTCTACGCGGAGATGTGGGCCCGCCAGGCGGCAGAAAGCCAGGCGGAGCCCGTCAGCTGA